A window from Sphingobacterium hotanense encodes these proteins:
- the fumC gene encoding class II fumarate hydratase: MSFRIEKDTMGEVQVPADKYWGAQTERSRNNFKIGPAASMPHEIIAGFAYLKKAAAYANHELGVLPVEKRDAIAAVCDEILAGKLDDQFPLVIWQTGSGTQSNMNVNEVVANRAQVLAGGKIGEGEPVLKANDDVNKSQSSNDTFPTGMHIAAYKAVVEVTIPGVEKLRDTLKRKSEEFMNVVKIGRTHLMDATPLTLGQELSGYVAQLNHGLKALRNTLSHLAEVALGGTAVGTGLNTPNGYDVVVAKYIAEFTGHPFVTAENKFEALAAHDAIVETHGALKQLAVALNKIANDIRMLASGPRSGIGEILIPENEPGSSIMPGKVNPTQCEALTMVAAQVMGNDVAITIGGTQGHYELNVFKPLMAANFLQSARLIGDACVSFEEHCAVGIEPNYARIKELVDNSLMLVTALNTKIGYYKAAEIAQTAHKNNSTLKETAIALGYVTAEQFDEWVKPEDMVGSLK; this comes from the coding sequence ATGTCATTCAGAATAGAAAAAGACACCATGGGCGAGGTTCAAGTACCTGCCGACAAATACTGGGGTGCACAAACTGAACGTTCAAGAAACAACTTTAAAATTGGTCCAGCGGCATCTATGCCACATGAGATCATAGCAGGCTTTGCTTACCTAAAGAAAGCAGCTGCCTATGCTAACCATGAATTAGGCGTACTACCTGTAGAGAAGCGTGATGCTATCGCTGCAGTATGCGACGAAATCTTAGCAGGTAAACTAGATGACCAATTCCCATTAGTTATCTGGCAAACAGGATCAGGAACACAGTCCAACATGAATGTGAATGAAGTAGTCGCTAACCGCGCGCAAGTACTTGCAGGTGGAAAGATCGGCGAAGGTGAGCCTGTATTAAAAGCGAATGATGATGTAAACAAATCACAGTCTTCTAACGATACATTCCCTACGGGTATGCACATTGCGGCTTACAAAGCAGTAGTAGAAGTGACTATCCCTGGCGTTGAGAAGCTTCGCGATACATTGAAAAGAAAATCCGAAGAGTTCATGAACGTAGTAAAGATTGGACGTACGCATTTAATGGATGCTACACCACTTACACTAGGTCAAGAGCTTTCAGGCTATGTAGCGCAGTTAAATCACGGTCTTAAAGCGTTAAGAAATACGTTATCACACCTTGCAGAAGTAGCATTAGGTGGTACAGCCGTTGGTACGGGTTTAAATACACCTAACGGATACGACGTTGTTGTTGCCAAATATATCGCTGAGTTCACAGGTCATCCATTCGTTACTGCCGAGAACAAATTCGAAGCACTAGCAGCACACGATGCTATCGTTGAAACACACGGTGCTTTGAAACAATTAGCCGTAGCATTGAATAAGATTGCTAACGATATCCGTATGTTAGCATCAGGTCCTCGTTCAGGAATTGGTGAGATCCTTATTCCGGAGAACGAACCAGGATCGTCGATTATGCCAGGAAAAGTAAACCCTACGCAGTGTGAGGCTTTAACAATGGTTGCAGCACAGGTAATGGGTAATGATGTAGCAATCACAATCGGAGGTACGCAAGGTCACTACGAGCTTAACGTATTCAAACCATTGATGGCTGCAAACTTCTTACAATCAGCAAGACTTATCGGAGATGCATGTGTATCTTTCGAAGAGCACTGTGCGGTAGGTATCGAGCCTAACTACGCACGCATCAAAGAATTAGTAGACAACTCCTTGATGTTAGTAACAGCATTGAACACGAAGATCGGTTACTACAAAGCTGCGGAGATTGCACAAACAGCACACAAAAACAATTCTACATTAAAAGAAACAGCTATCGCATTAGGTTATGTTACTGCCGAGCAATTCGACGAGTGGGTAAAACCGGAAGATATGGTAGGTAGCTTAAAATAA
- a CDS encoding DUF3127 domain-containing protein has translation MEIRGKVHEVGATQQVTESFKKRDMIVAYAENPQFVEYIRFEATQDRVNIFDNLAVGEDVEVSFNLRGRPWTNKEGVTTYFNSLVAWRVTKLANTAASAPAPGYADMPPVDISSSGADDDDLPF, from the coding sequence ATGGAAATAAGAGGAAAAGTACATGAAGTAGGCGCGACACAACAAGTTACAGAATCTTTCAAAAAGAGAGATATGATTGTTGCATACGCTGAAAACCCACAATTTGTAGAATACATCCGCTTTGAGGCAACTCAAGATCGCGTTAATATATTTGATAACCTTGCAGTAGGTGAAGATGTAGAAGTATCTTTCAACCTTCGTGGTCGTCCTTGGACGAACAAAGAAGGGGTTACAACTTACTTCAACTCTTTAGTAGCTTGGCGTGTTACCAAATTGGCAAACACTGCAGCATCTGCACCGGCACCGGGTTATGCTGATATGCCTCCGGTAGATATTTCTTCGAGCGGCGCTGATGATGACGACTTACCTTTCTAA
- a CDS encoding OmpW/AlkL family protein, with translation MKKLLLTIAGLFAVGMSFTQAQTTDFNKWQVRLRGVAVIPTPSAEIATIGGDVDINTKFIPELDFTYFFTKNIAAELILGTTKHNVNTTGSNLTAIGGASSAEVDLGSVWLLPPTLTAQYHFYPGKLVKPYVGVGVNYTIFYNVDEGATVKGVDYKNKFGFATQIGTDINITDKFFLNVDAKYIFLKTDVDVDASNLAAGLAIPATVDINPFLVGVGIGYKF, from the coding sequence ATGAAAAAACTATTATTAACTATTGCCGGCCTATTTGCAGTAGGCATGAGCTTTACACAAGCCCAAACAACAGATTTTAACAAGTGGCAGGTACGCTTACGTGGGGTTGCCGTTATTCCTACGCCATCTGCTGAAATCGCAACAATCGGTGGTGATGTTGACATCAACACTAAATTTATTCCAGAGCTAGATTTTACGTATTTCTTTACAAAGAACATTGCGGCAGAATTGATCTTAGGAACAACAAAACACAATGTTAATACAACAGGATCAAACTTAACTGCAATTGGTGGTGCGTCATCAGCAGAGGTTGATTTAGGTTCTGTTTGGTTACTTCCTCCAACATTGACAGCGCAATACCATTTCTATCCTGGAAAATTGGTTAAACCGTACGTTGGTGTGGGTGTGAACTATACAATATTCTATAATGTAGATGAAGGTGCCACAGTAAAAGGTGTAGACTACAAAAACAAATTTGGATTTGCTACACAGATCGGTACTGACATTAACATTACAGATAAATTCTTCCTTAACGTGGATGCTAAATACATCTTCTTGAAAACAGATGTTGACGTAGATGCTTCAAACTTAGCTGCTGGTTTAGCCATTCCGGCAACAGTAGACATCAATCCATTCTTAGTGGGAGTTGGTATTGGATATAAATTCTAG
- a CDS encoding GDYXXLXY domain-containing protein, producing the protein MKKISIILIVVNLLLLLAYFNYSIAQKEDTLKEGKLVLLELAPVDPRSLMQGDYMMLNYKLNSNVQPDSIPRRGYAVLKLDNHQVGELQRFQAEKAPLAPGEVLIAYTNPTQWRVNIGAESFFFQEGTGERFEKAKYGALKVDDNGNSLLIGLYDEDKREIKSK; encoded by the coding sequence ATGAAGAAAATTAGCATCATACTCATCGTTGTCAACTTACTATTATTGTTGGCTTACTTCAACTATAGCATTGCGCAAAAAGAAGATACCCTCAAAGAAGGGAAATTAGTGCTGTTGGAATTAGCGCCCGTAGACCCTCGATCGCTGATGCAGGGCGATTACATGATGCTCAACTATAAACTGAACAGCAATGTACAGCCCGACAGCATCCCTCGTAGAGGGTATGCAGTCCTTAAATTAGATAACCATCAGGTAGGCGAATTACAAAGATTCCAAGCCGAAAAGGCCCCATTAGCACCCGGAGAAGTGTTGATCGCCTACACCAACCCAACACAATGGCGCGTAAATATCGGAGCGGAATCCTTCTTCTTCCAAGAAGGAACAGGCGAACGTTTCGAAAAAGCTAAATACGGTGCCCTAAAAGTCGATGACAATGGAAACAGCTTACTAATTGGCTTGTACGACGAAGATAAAAGAGAGATAAAATCTAAGTAA
- a CDS encoding THUMP domain-containing class I SAM-dependent RNA methyltransferase: MAEVFNTQSKVIITCNRRLSPYLEQEVKDLGFEIKRAFNTGVEVKASVNECIKLNLNLRTASQVLYEIKSFKASDANELYKQLLGISWEDIIPFDGYFSVTSNVHNETITTPLFANVKVKDAIVDRIKDKKGLRPNTGPDLSKAVIHLHWMEDRAEIFLDTSGETLAKHGYRKHPGKAPMLEALATATILATQWDGKSPFVNPMCGSGTLAIEAALIAQNRKPGLQRMNYSFMHFIGYNEEVFFEERRILKEITDKQNLPHIIASDISADAIEISKSNARTAGVEHLIEFEVCDFAETTIPVGDGVIMFNPEYGERLGVHSKLELTYKRMGDFLKQDCKGYRGYVFTGNPDLAKKIGLRASRRFEFFNGKLDCRLLQYELYEGTKEK, translated from the coding sequence ATGGCAGAAGTTTTCAACACCCAAAGCAAGGTTATCATTACCTGCAACCGTCGCTTATCTCCTTATCTGGAGCAAGAAGTGAAAGATTTAGGATTCGAAATTAAGCGTGCATTCAACACCGGCGTCGAGGTGAAAGCCTCTGTAAATGAGTGTATCAAGTTAAATTTAAACCTGCGCACAGCCAGCCAGGTATTGTATGAAATTAAATCGTTCAAGGCGAGTGATGCCAACGAACTATATAAGCAATTATTGGGGATCAGCTGGGAAGATATCATCCCGTTTGATGGCTACTTTTCCGTAACATCCAATGTACATAATGAAACGATCACCACGCCATTATTTGCCAATGTCAAGGTAAAAGATGCGATTGTGGATCGCATAAAAGATAAAAAAGGATTGCGTCCGAATACGGGGCCAGACCTATCAAAGGCTGTTATCCATCTGCACTGGATGGAAGACCGCGCGGAAATCTTTTTAGATACTTCCGGTGAAACCTTAGCGAAGCATGGCTACCGTAAGCATCCAGGGAAGGCACCGATGCTGGAAGCTTTAGCAACGGCTACCATCCTTGCCACGCAATGGGATGGGAAATCACCATTTGTAAACCCGATGTGTGGTTCAGGAACATTGGCGATTGAAGCAGCCTTGATTGCGCAGAATCGTAAACCCGGATTGCAGCGTATGAATTACTCATTCATGCATTTTATAGGCTACAACGAGGAGGTTTTCTTTGAGGAACGTCGTATCCTCAAAGAAATAACCGATAAACAGAACTTACCCCATATCATTGCTTCTGATATTTCGGCCGATGCGATTGAAATATCAAAATCAAATGCCCGGACCGCTGGTGTAGAGCATTTGATTGAATTTGAAGTTTGTGATTTTGCTGAAACTACAATTCCGGTGGGTGATGGCGTTATCATGTTCAACCCGGAATATGGCGAACGATTGGGCGTGCATAGCAAATTGGAGCTTACCTACAAGCGCATGGGCGACTTTTTGAAGCAGGATTGCAAAGGATACCGCGGTTATGTGTTTACGGGGAACCCGGAT
- a CDS encoding toxic anion resistance protein, protein MANLDLTNLDDDQNKNKPGEIAVNFTEEEKGLIQQYKDKINLKSTTDIIQFGVGSQSNVSNFSNEILKQVRTKDLGGAEDILLNLRGEIKNFDEKLNKKPLIPFFDNIKKKIGRLRTEYASVEKNIHSIELKLEGHYKNLAKDVNIFDKLFVQNQQYFKDLSLHIQAGEEKLHEVLTVTLPAMKAEAESTGDQHKIQEYKDMEQHVVRFERKVHDLKLTRMVVLQTAPQIRMIQSNSSSLMEKIQSSIVNTLPLWKNQMVLTLGIAHAQSALEAQRAVTDATNELLKRNSEMLKDATINVAKETERGIIDVETIKKANTDIITTIEEVLRIQKEGREKRKVAEADLLQAETELKNHILKSSDETRLIN, encoded by the coding sequence ATGGCAAACTTAGATTTGACAAATTTGGATGATGACCAGAACAAGAATAAGCCTGGCGAAATCGCTGTAAACTTTACAGAGGAAGAGAAGGGCTTAATTCAACAATATAAGGATAAGATTAACTTAAAATCAACCACTGATATTATCCAATTTGGTGTCGGTAGCCAGTCCAATGTAAGTAATTTCTCGAACGAGATTTTGAAGCAGGTGCGGACCAAGGATCTTGGTGGTGCGGAAGATATTCTGTTGAATCTTCGTGGGGAGATTAAGAATTTCGATGAGAAATTGAATAAGAAACCGTTGATTCCTTTCTTCGATAATATCAAGAAAAAGATCGGTCGTCTTCGTACGGAATATGCTTCTGTGGAGAAGAACATTCATAGCATTGAATTGAAGCTGGAGGGGCACTATAAGAACTTAGCGAAGGATGTCAACATCTTCGATAAGCTTTTTGTTCAGAATCAGCAATACTTTAAAGACCTTTCGCTGCATATTCAAGCAGGGGAGGAGAAGTTGCATGAGGTGCTAACCGTGACTTTACCGGCGATGAAAGCGGAGGCTGAATCGACAGGAGATCAGCATAAGATACAGGAGTATAAAGACATGGAGCAACATGTTGTTCGTTTCGAACGTAAGGTGCATGACCTGAAGCTTACCCGAATGGTGGTCTTGCAGACGGCTCCGCAGATTCGTATGATCCAAAGCAATAGCAGCTCGCTGATGGAAAAAATCCAGTCAAGTATTGTGAATACCTTGCCTTTGTGGAAGAACCAAATGGTATTGACTTTAGGTATTGCGCATGCGCAGAGCGCGTTGGAAGCACAACGTGCGGTTACTGACGCGACGAATGAACTCTTGAAGCGCAATTCGGAGATGTTGAAAGATGCGACTATCAATGTAGCGAAGGAAACGGAGCGTGGTATTATCGACGTGGAAACCATTAAGAAAGCGAATACGGATATTATCACGACGATTGAAGAGGTGTTGCGTATTCAGAAAGAGGGTAGAGAGAAACGTAAGGTTGCCGAAGCAGATCTATTGCAGGCGGAGACTGAATTGAAGAACCATATTTTGAAATCGTCGGATGAGACGAGACTGATAAACTAG
- a CDS encoding DUF2157 domain-containing protein → MKSIKREDIHILAKHSDLSETQIEKALKTEVFNQRNDWSNFLKYALLALGIGFFAAGVIFFFAYNWDELDKFAKLGLVQMLVIVVCVIALLPKLTPNTRKILLTGASLLVGVMFSVFGQIYQTGADAYDFFLAWTLFIGIWVLISNFPPLWILFLGLVNTTFILYTTQVTRHWDEGLNFTILFVLNLIPLVASHLINHSWKGVSIPTYFTNIVALAALTFATIGNLVYIFASKADFPYLPLLTIAFYGLGIGYGIKQRSIFYLSAIPLSIIIILTGLILEISNWKDSYLFVSLFIIASISLVVYNLIHMLKKESS, encoded by the coding sequence ATGAAGAGCATTAAACGCGAGGATATACATATCCTTGCAAAACATAGCGATCTATCAGAAACGCAAATTGAAAAGGCATTAAAAACCGAAGTATTCAACCAAAGAAACGATTGGTCTAATTTTCTAAAATATGCATTACTAGCGTTAGGCATTGGCTTTTTTGCTGCAGGCGTTATCTTCTTCTTTGCTTACAATTGGGACGAACTAGACAAATTCGCCAAACTTGGCCTCGTACAAATGCTAGTTATCGTTGTCTGCGTAATCGCCTTATTGCCAAAACTCACACCTAACACACGCAAAATATTACTGACAGGGGCTTCCCTATTGGTCGGCGTCATGTTTTCCGTGTTCGGGCAAATCTATCAGACCGGAGCAGATGCCTACGACTTTTTCCTTGCATGGACATTATTTATCGGCATTTGGGTGTTGATCAGCAATTTTCCACCCCTCTGGATACTGTTCCTAGGATTGGTCAATACCACCTTTATCCTGTATACGACACAAGTGACAAGGCATTGGGACGAAGGATTGAACTTTACCATCTTGTTTGTTCTCAACCTGATTCCGCTAGTTGCATCACATTTGATCAATCATTCTTGGAAAGGTGTAAGTATCCCAACATATTTCACCAATATTGTCGCTTTAGCGGCACTTACCTTTGCAACGATTGGGAATTTAGTCTACATCTTCGCCTCGAAGGCAGATTTCCCATATTTACCTCTACTAACGATCGCCTTTTATGGACTAGGAATTGGCTACGGAATTAAGCAGCGAAGTATCTTCTACTTATCCGCCATACCACTCAGCATCATCATCATACTGACAGGCTTGATTCTAGAAATCAGCAACTGGAAAGATTCCTATCTATTCGTCAGTTTATTTATTATCGCAAGCATCAGTTTGGTGGTCTACAATTTAATACACATGTTAAAAAAAGAATCGTCATGA
- a CDS encoding fumarate hydratase, giving the protein MKAYLALVLGMFFIGSSCQRHSDMQDEGADWFQGVWVQDSIPNSANMLNYTLHEFRVTCDSIYTTMKVHNKVKTMPDSCYKNGEWTEYAKAVYVLRGDSMIVEGVYTKPNWKQKISGCYKQGEYLPRYKVAYKSKDSVVLENKFDARPVVLKKIKDITCVPKKRWEL; this is encoded by the coding sequence ATGAAAGCATACCTTGCCCTAGTGTTAGGTATGTTTTTTATTGGCAGCAGCTGTCAGCGACATTCTGATATGCAGGATGAGGGAGCAGATTGGTTTCAGGGTGTATGGGTACAGGACAGCATCCCCAACTCAGCAAATATGCTGAACTATACCTTACATGAATTCCGTGTCACCTGCGACTCGATTTACACAACCATGAAAGTGCACAATAAGGTAAAAACAATGCCCGACAGTTGCTACAAAAATGGAGAATGGACAGAATATGCAAAGGCTGTCTATGTATTGCGCGGCGACAGTATGATTGTCGAAGGCGTCTATACAAAACCCAACTGGAAACAAAAGATCTCCGGATGTTATAAGCAAGGGGAATACTTGCCACGCTATAAAGTGGCTTACAAAAGCAAGGATAGCGTCGTATTGGAAAACAAATTTGATGCAAGACCTGTCGTTCTCAAGAAGATCAAAGACATTACCTGCGTACCTAAAAAACGTTGGGAACTATAA
- the yiaA gene encoding inner membrane protein YiaA, protein MEPLNIQSEENNLTPKGSEGTKNPYKPTAAFVGASWLALITGAVAFCIGLWNADMALNEKGYYFTILLFGLFAVISVQKSVRDKAEGLAVTEIYYSLSWFATIASIVLLVVGLWNADLTLSEKGFYGISFVLSVFAAIAVQKNTRDAKLANEKTL, encoded by the coding sequence ATGGAACCGCTAAATATCCAATCAGAAGAAAACAACTTGACTCCAAAGGGGTCGGAAGGAACAAAGAATCCGTACAAACCGACAGCTGCCTTCGTAGGCGCCTCTTGGTTAGCATTAATTACAGGTGCTGTCGCATTTTGTATAGGATTATGGAATGCCGATATGGCACTCAATGAAAAAGGCTATTATTTTACCATTTTACTATTTGGATTATTTGCCGTTATCTCGGTACAGAAAAGCGTACGAGATAAAGCTGAAGGGTTGGCTGTAACTGAGATTTACTATAGCTTAAGCTGGTTTGCGACCATTGCCTCGATCGTATTATTGGTCGTTGGTCTGTGGAATGCTGACTTGACCTTAAGTGAAAAAGGATTCTACGGAATATCCTTTGTGCTCAGTGTTTTTGCTGCCATTGCCGTTCAGAAAAACACAAGAGACGCTAAGTTGGCAAACGAAAAGACCTTATAA
- a CDS encoding DUF4401 domain-containing protein, whose product MKSRLNFDELTQNLGWSEAAHSFDRQAIETEFQERDETQSLPIKILSIFGGLMASSTFTGFLFTFGILENRITQLIFGLIFLTGSIFFSRKTKMLLLDTIAVSGLILGFTLIGLALEDYRLSDESALLIICILATVSINFVRNYIMTFILVLIACGTLLAALNQADWDNLSYFYVPALGLVLAYLYIKEARIISKRDFFSIRYNPIRTALTFCLIIGLIYLTLDQKFILTNYYALSSSLSFIVLCFVALHYVFEKLAISNKRTIVLLYLLCLCCLLPTLFAPAISGAIFLILVSFLANYKTGFVLGILLLLYAVSRFYSDLEISLLNKSIAMMISGAFFIILYFVSLKLSRHEEN is encoded by the coding sequence ATGAAAAGTAGATTAAATTTCGACGAACTAACACAAAACCTTGGATGGTCGGAGGCAGCGCACAGTTTCGATCGGCAAGCAATAGAAACCGAATTCCAGGAACGTGATGAGACACAAAGTCTCCCAATCAAGATCCTATCTATTTTCGGTGGGCTTATGGCAAGCTCCACATTCACCGGATTCCTATTCACTTTTGGAATTTTGGAGAACAGAATCACGCAACTGATCTTCGGTCTGATCTTTCTTACGGGATCAATCTTCTTTAGCCGAAAGACTAAAATGCTGCTATTGGATACCATTGCGGTATCGGGTCTTATTCTTGGCTTTACACTGATAGGTCTTGCATTAGAAGATTACCGCCTGTCAGACGAATCAGCATTGCTAATCATCTGTATCCTCGCGACCGTCAGTATCAACTTCGTACGAAACTACATCATGACCTTCATATTGGTCCTGATTGCCTGCGGAACCTTGCTCGCGGCACTCAACCAAGCAGACTGGGATAACCTGTCCTATTTCTATGTCCCTGCGCTGGGCTTAGTTTTAGCTTACCTGTATATCAAAGAAGCCCGCATCATCAGTAAAAGAGACTTCTTTTCCATTCGATACAATCCCATCCGCACGGCACTAACTTTTTGCTTAATCATCGGGCTTATTTACCTAACGCTAGATCAGAAATTTATCCTTACAAACTATTATGCGTTGTCAAGTTCGCTATCCTTTATCGTACTCTGTTTTGTTGCGCTGCATTATGTTTTCGAGAAATTGGCCATCAGTAACAAGCGAACAATAGTCTTATTGTATTTGCTTTGTTTATGCTGCCTGCTGCCAACCCTATTTGCTCCTGCCATTTCCGGCGCTATATTTTTGATCTTAGTCAGCTTCTTGGCAAATTATAAGACCGGATTTGTACTAGGCATTTTACTTCTGCTCTATGCAGTTTCCAGGTTCTATTCCGATCTGGAGATTTCCTTGCTCAACAAATCAATCGCTATGATGATCTCCGGAGCATTCTTTATCATTCTATATTTTGTGAGCCTTAAATTAAGTCGTCATGAAGAAAATTAG